In the genome of Deinococcus sp. QL22, one region contains:
- a CDS encoding Rieske 2Fe-2S domain-containing protein, which translates to MRVLVGPTAEFLHGSQTAVEVDGKSVVVVNYEGQFYALRNNCTHQDYPLLGGAVNLGRIKCERHGSQFELTTGKAKGLPAVKSVAVYQTTVDAGVLYVLPL; encoded by the coding sequence ATGCGCGTCCTCGTTGGCCCAACAGCAGAATTTCTCCACGGGAGCCAGACAGCGGTTGAGGTGGACGGAAAGAGTGTCGTCGTGGTGAACTACGAAGGACAGTTTTACGCCCTGCGCAACAACTGCACCCACCAAGATTACCCCTTGTTGGGCGGGGCAGTGAACCTGGGCCGTATCAAGTGCGAAAGACACGGCTCACAGTTCGAGTTGACCACTGGCAAGGCGAAAGGGTTGCCCGCCGTGAAATCCGTCGCGGTGTACCAGACCACAGTGGACGCAGGCGTACTCTACGTCTTACCGCTCTAA